From the genome of Streptomyces sp. V1I1, one region includes:
- a CDS encoding PIG-L family deacetylase, with protein sequence MTTPAADPIPLATGRDVDFVTGHQDDELVMMGWAFVHHVLAGRRANLLLGTDGSTTSALRMVNGELASGWWGGFHYPEREGYERLTPQDMAEARDLEYLGSGAEVGLSTDRIHLNLEYRGPNIDEDQATALLLRRREQAPDAGVYTHHWLDIDPNHAALGTALKELHTQSPSDWSDVRWMVRPEQIGQIAGAQQYGVPGTYYDGAKVLLTKAARHYASWAPRQGRVAAGYHGVGLSLFSKLLTQPNYFVKP encoded by the coding sequence GTGACCACGCCTGCCGCTGATCCCATACCTCTGGCGACCGGACGCGACGTTGATTTCGTCACCGGCCACCAGGATGACGAGCTGGTGATGATGGGCTGGGCTTTCGTGCATCACGTCCTCGCCGGGCGTAGGGCGAATCTGCTGCTCGGCACCGACGGGTCAACGACCTCGGCCCTGCGGATGGTTAACGGCGAGCTCGCGTCGGGCTGGTGGGGCGGCTTCCACTACCCGGAGCGCGAGGGGTACGAGCGGCTCACCCCACAGGACATGGCCGAGGCGCGTGACCTGGAGTACCTCGGCTCGGGCGCGGAGGTTGGCCTGTCGACCGATCGTATCCACCTGAACCTGGAGTACCGGGGCCCGAACATCGACGAGGATCAGGCGACGGCGCTGCTCCTACGCAGGCGCGAGCAGGCGCCTGACGCGGGCGTGTACACGCACCACTGGCTCGACATAGACCCGAATCACGCCGCCCTCGGCACGGCACTCAAGGAGCTGCACACCCAGTCCCCCTCGGACTGGTCGGACGTCCGGTGGATGGTGCGCCCCGAGCAGATCGGGCAGATAGCGGGCGCGCAGCAGTACGGCGTGCCCGGCACGTACTACGACGGGGCGAAGGTACTGCTGACGAAGGCCGCACGCCATTACGCGTCGTGGGCTCCGCGGCAGGGCCGGGTGGCTGCCGGGTATCACGGTGTTGGCCTGTCCTTGTTCTCGAAGCTGTTGACGCAGCCGAATTACTTCGTCAAGCCCTGA